A genome region from Carya illinoinensis cultivar Pawnee chromosome 2, C.illinoinensisPawnee_v1, whole genome shotgun sequence includes the following:
- the LOC122297336 gene encoding soluble inorganic pyrophosphatase-like isoform X1 has translation MSNPRKANMANHSGEVNSKSSSGFPPVVLNERILSSMSRRSVAAHPWHDLEIGPGAPSVFNCVVEIGKGSKVKYELDKTSGLIKVDRVLYSSVVYPHNYGFIPRTICEDSDPMDVLILMQEPVLPGSFLRARAIGLMPMIDQGERDDKIIAVCADDPEFRHYKDIKEIPPHRLAEIRRFFEDYKKNENKKVDVEDFLPAEAAIEAIKYSMDLYASYIVESLRQ, from the exons ATGTCAAATCCACGCAAG GCAAATATGGCTAATCATTCTGGAGAAGTGAATTCGAAAAGTTCCTCAGGATTCCCACCAGTGGTTCTCAATGAGAGAATCCTTTCTTCAATGTCTCGAAGATCTGTTGCTGCTCATCCCTGGCATGACTTGGAGATTG GACCAGGTGCTCCATCAGTTTTTAACTGt GTCGTTGAAATCGGAAAAGGCAGCAAGGTTAAGTACGAGCTTGACAAGACAAGTGGCCTTATAAAA GTTGATCGTGTTCTCTACTCATCGGTTGTTTATCCACACAACTACGGTTTCATTCCCCGAACCATTTGTGAGGATAGTGATCCAATGGATGTCCTGATACTGATGCAG GAGCCTGTGCTACCTGGTTCTTTCCTTCGTGCTCGTGCTATTGGATTAATGCCTATGATTGACCAG GGTGAAAGGGATGACAAAATCATAGCAGTATGCGCTGATGACCCAGAGTTCCGCCACTACAAGGACATCAAGGAGATTCCTCCACATCGGCTTGCTGAAATCCGTCGCTTCTTTGAGGACT ACAAAAAGAATGAGAACAAGAAAGTTGATGTGGAAGACTTCCTGCCAGCTGAGGCCGCCATTGAAGCCATCAAGTACTCCAT GGACCTGTATGCATCTTACATAGTTGAAAGCTTGAGGCAGTAA
- the LOC122297336 gene encoding soluble inorganic pyrophosphatase-like isoform X2 has translation MANHSGEVNSKSSSGFPPVVLNERILSSMSRRSVAAHPWHDLEIGPGAPSVFNCVVEIGKGSKVKYELDKTSGLIKVDRVLYSSVVYPHNYGFIPRTICEDSDPMDVLILMQEPVLPGSFLRARAIGLMPMIDQGERDDKIIAVCADDPEFRHYKDIKEIPPHRLAEIRRFFEDYKKNENKKVDVEDFLPAEAAIEAIKYSMDLYASYIVESLRQ, from the exons ATGGCTAATCATTCTGGAGAAGTGAATTCGAAAAGTTCCTCAGGATTCCCACCAGTGGTTCTCAATGAGAGAATCCTTTCTTCAATGTCTCGAAGATCTGTTGCTGCTCATCCCTGGCATGACTTGGAGATTG GACCAGGTGCTCCATCAGTTTTTAACTGt GTCGTTGAAATCGGAAAAGGCAGCAAGGTTAAGTACGAGCTTGACAAGACAAGTGGCCTTATAAAA GTTGATCGTGTTCTCTACTCATCGGTTGTTTATCCACACAACTACGGTTTCATTCCCCGAACCATTTGTGAGGATAGTGATCCAATGGATGTCCTGATACTGATGCAG GAGCCTGTGCTACCTGGTTCTTTCCTTCGTGCTCGTGCTATTGGATTAATGCCTATGATTGACCAG GGTGAAAGGGATGACAAAATCATAGCAGTATGCGCTGATGACCCAGAGTTCCGCCACTACAAGGACATCAAGGAGATTCCTCCACATCGGCTTGCTGAAATCCGTCGCTTCTTTGAGGACT ACAAAAAGAATGAGAACAAGAAAGTTGATGTGGAAGACTTCCTGCCAGCTGAGGCCGCCATTGAAGCCATCAAGTACTCCAT GGACCTGTATGCATCTTACATAGTTGAAAGCTTGAGGCAGTAA
- the LOC122297368 gene encoding gamma carbonic anhydrase 1, mitochondrial — MGTLGKAIYTVGFWIRETGQALDRLGGRLQGNYYFQEQLSRHRTLMNIFDKAPMVDKDAFVAPSASIIGNVQVGRGSSIWYGCVLRGDVNSISIGSGTNIQDNSLVHVAKSNLSGKVLPTIIGDNVTVGHSAVLHGCTVEDEAFVGMGASLLDGVYVEKHAIVAAGALVRQNTRIPCGEVWGGNPAKFLRKLTEDEMTFISQSAINYSNLAQVHAAENAKSFDEIEFEKMLRKKFARRDEEYDSMLGVVRETPPELILPDNILPDKVQKAT; from the exons ATGGGAACGTTGGGGAAGGCAATCTACACCGTCGGGTTCTGGATCCGCGAGACCGGCCAAGCCCTCGATCGCCTCGGCGGCCGCCTCCAAGGCAACTACTACTTCCAAGAACAAC TGTCTAGACATAGGACACTCATGAACATATTTGACAAGGCTCCCATGGTTGATAAGGATGCATTTGTGGCCCCCAGTGCCTCTATTATTGGCAATGTTCAGGTGGGACGAGGTTCTTCGATCTGGTATGGATGCGTTTTGAGAG GTGATGTAAACAGCATCAGCATCGGGTCTGGAACCAATATCCAAGACAACTCTCTTGTTCATGTGGCAAAATCTAATTTGAGTGGGAAGGTCTTACCAACTATCATTGGTGACAATGTTACTGTGG GTCACAGTGCTGTCTTACATGGATGTACTGTTGAGGATGAGGCATTTGTAGGTATGGGTGCAAGTCTACTTGATGGGGTTTATGTTGAGAAACACGCCATTGTTGCTGCTGGAGCCCTTGTCAGGCAGAACACAAGGATCCCATGTGGAGAG GTGTGGGGAGGTAATCCAGCAAAGTTCCTCAGGAAACTCACAGAAGACGAGATGACCTTCATTTCCCAGTCAGCCATAAATTATTCCAATTTGGCACAGGTTCATGCAGCTGAAAATGCCAAGAGCTTTGATGAGATTGAATTTGAGAAGATGCTTCGCAAGAAGTTTGCTCGCCGTGATGAGGAGTATGACTCGATGCTGGGTGTTGTTCGTGAAACTCCTCCAGAGCTTATCCTTCCCGACAATATTCTGCCAGATAAAGTACAAAAGGCTACTTAA